The window GGGCGCGGCCAGGGGCAGGCGCGATACCAGCGCCACGCTGGGCGTGAGGCGTTCGGCGGCCGGATCGGGATCGAAGCCGACGTGGAAGGCGTCGCGGTAGCGGCGGGTGCGCGCCAGCGCTTCGCGCAGGGCGGCCTGCGAAAAAATCTCCTGGAAGCCGATCACGTCGGCATCGAGCAGGTCGATCTGGCGTGCGGTCCAGTTCAGCTTGGCCTCGTATTCTTCCGGCGTGGACGGCAGGAGATTGTCGTACAGCTTCGCGCCGGGCGGGGCGAGGTTGTACACATTGAAGGTGGCAAAGCGAATTTCTTGCTGCATAATAAGAAACTCCTCATTGAACGTTTAGCGTATCACGCATGGCCAAGAAAGAGCACATTTCCGAAACACCGGCGACGCAGTTCCTGCGCAAGCATGGTGTGATTTTCAGCGAACATCCCTATCCGTATGAAGAGCATGGCGGCACGTCGGTGTCGGCGCGCGAGCTCGGTGTGTCCGAGCATTCGGTGGTCAAGACGCTGGTGATGCAGGACGAAGCGGCCAAGCCGCTCATCGTACTGATGCATGGCGACTGCAAGGTGTCGACCAAGAACCTGGCGCGCGCCATTCCCTGCAAGTCGGTCGAGCCGTGCAAGCCCGAGGTGGCGCAGCGCCATTCCGGTTTCCAGATCGGCGGCACCTCGCCGTTCGGCACGCGCAAGGCGCTGCCGGTGTATGTGGAAGGAAGCATCCTGGTGCTGGAAACGATTTATATCAACGGCGGCCGGCGCGGCTACCTGGTCGGCATCGCTCCGCAGGTGCTGGTCGATCTGCTCGGCGCGCGCGCGGTGAGCTGCGCGCTGGAAGAATAGACGCTGGCCGTCCGACGCGCGCCAGGCGTGGGGATGCGAATAAATGCATGAGTGAAAGTATTTGAGGCGGCTAACCGTCTCGGATGCCTTTGGCGCATCCTCAGCCGTGGTTTTGATACAAAAATTTTACGAAAATTTCACTAATATTCTTAACAAAAGTTTACTTTGTCGAGTCCGGCAGGATAATGTGCAGCCTGTTTGCATAGAAATACATCCTTGAAACGCTGAACCGGAGTCGATATGAGACGTTTGTTGAAATGCCTGGCAATGATTGCCTTAACCAGCGGGGTGCTGACCGCATGCGGCGATAACACAGGCGCATCGAGCGCCCCCCGCGCCGCCGGCGCGGACGCCCCACCGCCTGTCGTGAGCACGGCCGATGCGGCCGCAACCGGGGTGATGACTGGCGGCGGCGCCAATGCCGGCAGCGCGGCCGGCCTTGCCGATGCTGGCGCCGCCCCGATCGCCATTACCAGCGCCATGGGCGTGGCCGCCGCTGCATCGACCACGCAATGGACATTTTGCGCCAACGAAAACAGCCGTTGCGTTTTCACCGGCAACCAGACCGTTCGCTATGGCGCGGGCGACCGCTTCGTCAGCAAGACGCTGGGCTGGGGCGCCTCCTGCAACAACGCCACCTTTGGCGATCCGGCACCGGGCGCGGCCAAGCGTTGCGAAGTCACCAGCACCTGGGAAGCGTGCGGCACCGAGGGCGGCCAGTGCGCTTTCGGCGATACGCGCACCGTGCGCTATGGTTCCGGCACCAGCTTCATGAGTAAGACGGCGACCGGCGGCGTCGCTTGCAACAGCAATGTGTTCGGCGATCCGACGCCGGGCATCGCCAAACGCTGCGACAAGGCCGCCGTCACGTGGACCTTGTGCGCTCCGGAAGGCGGCCGCTGCAATTTCAGCGGCACCAGCGCGGTGCTGTTCGGGGCGGAAGGCAAGTACTACACCTATACCAAGACCGACGGTGTCGATTGCAACACGACCGCCATGGCCAACCCCGCCCCCGGACTGGTGAAAAGCTGCTATATCCCTG of the Massilia violaceinigra genome contains:
- a CDS encoding aminoacyl-tRNA deacylase, whose translation is MAKKEHISETPATQFLRKHGVIFSEHPYPYEEHGGTSVSARELGVSEHSVVKTLVMQDEAAKPLIVLMHGDCKVSTKNLARAIPCKSVEPCKPEVAQRHSGFQIGGTSPFGTRKALPVYVEGSILVLETIYINGGRRGYLVGIAPQVLVDLLGARAVSCALEE